The Pygocentrus nattereri isolate fPygNat1 chromosome 17, fPygNat1.pri, whole genome shotgun sequence genome window below encodes:
- the LOC108411103 gene encoding alpha-2-macroglobulin-like protein 1 encodes MVVCWMYISKRLLLVWFFFLCAYGRPSGPYFMVTFPAVIESGSEATLCTSLLKPNETLQMTIYLVHDNQNRTLLQETVEEEFRRCSKFKAPQVEGESVQEIRVDVKGESFEMTEKRRVMFKSYKPLTFIQTDKPIYNPGQTVNFRVVTMDLNFVPLKLEYSLLTLEDNNGNRIGQWTNVSSTGLIVQLSHELNPEAPEGLYILEAYIGDRETRHYFKVKKYVLPRFEVTVKAPKQHSVGEELKIELCAKYTYGHPVPGKALVQVCRAFFTYSEEHASLISPCLDNTVQMNETGCASAVFNMSAFTNPEFQHIFKDNLDATITVTEEGMEISMVKTEEIQLIYEIGKTVFVDVPHNFERNTVIKGAIKVTSFSGRLIPNKKVYLLEGPLWSAKLLQNLTTDMNGLANFTINAPDHPHTQILLEASVYPDGRYDEYTPFFSTDDVNIHLLHPAPTIFSPPNSPISPSPESDLSIGRLKEPIPCGTEITLNITYYIVGETTENYSTDIIYTVMSKGAIVHHGYEKVEVKESKKFIEGKVSFRLSVDVGLAPVVQVLVYCVLPSEKIITASKNFNVEKCFRNKVSLQFSPTEAVPGEENTLQLSADPGSLCGLSAVDQSVFIMEPGKRLNADQVFNLLPVSSVSHYPYSVVDRQECLHVRTRRYLWPDYVYTTIQRVGLKMVTNLAIRPPQCLMYKGMQYIRTDSYDYDPLVGSSWLSDSTETIRKFFPETWIWQLVEVGDSGSAQVPVTVPDTITTWETDAFCLSSKGLGVAPPAKLRVFQPFFLELSLPYSIIRGEEFELKATVFSYLSKCIMVKVTPAPSSLYTLKASSDGEYSSCLCANGRKTFKWTLVPSVLGVLNVTVSAEAEQSQTVCDNEIVSVLERGRIDTVTRSLLVQAEGIEKTQSQSWLLCPQENSVSEEMELGLPEDVIKGSTRASVSVLGDILGRALKNIDGLLKMPYGCGEQNIALLAPNIYILQYLENTGQLIAAIRERATGFLKSGYQRQLNYKHDDGAYSTFGTGDGNTWLTAFVLKTFGKAQRYIFIDPQNIDSAKNWLLSNQGPDGCFIRQGRLFNNRMKGGVKDDVTMTAYITASLIELGHTVKDPIVSKGLLCLKSSIGNLTNTYTTALLAYTFSLAKEHDTREHLLKKLDSVAISGGGPLHWSQSASDDSDSLSVEISSYVLLAVLTTAEVTAADLGYANRIVTWLVRQQNPYGGFSSTQDTVVALQALALYSTKVFSSDGSSTVTVQSADKQTHHFDVNEDNKLLYQERPLQVVPGKYSILVKGSICVSVQMAFFYNIPTPAETSTLSIKATTEGRCSESLAKTLSVNFTVTYNGTLNSTNMVIVDIKILSGFTADSSALKYMELVEQAETKDDHIIMYIKEVPRNIPMNYELHLKQVLPVKNLKPAVIKVYDYYQTSDQSETEYSSPCD; translated from the exons ATGGTTGTCTGCTGGATGTACATTAGTAAAAGGCTACTGTTAGTCTGgttcttctttctttgtgccTATGGACGACCTTCAGGACC GTATTTCATGGTGACGTTTCCTGCAGTGATAGAGTCTGGATCTGAGGCTACACTGTGTACAAGTCTTCTGAAGCCTAATGAGACTCTGCAAATGACCATTTATCTGGTTCATGACAACCAGAACAGAACACTTCTACAGGAGACAGTGGAGGAAGAATTTCGCCGCTGCTCTAAGTTTAAG GCTCCACAGGTTGAGGGTGAATCAGTGCAGGAGATCAGAGTAGATGTTAAAGGTGAAAGTTTTGAGATGACGGAGAAAAGAAGAGTTATGTTTAAATCCTACAAACCACTGACATTCATtcagactgataaaccaatctACAACCCCGGCCAAACAG TGAATTTCAGAGTTGTCACTATGGATTTGAATTTTGTCCCCCTTAAACTAGAG TACAGCCTATTGACTCTTGAG GACAATAATGGTAACAGGATCGGTCAGTGGACGAATGTGTCCTCAACAGGCCTCATAGTGCAGCTTTCTCACGAACTGAATCCTGAGGCTCCTGAGGGCCTGTATATACTGGAGGCTTACATTGGGGATAGAGAGACCAGACATTACTTTAAGGTGAAGAAGTACG TTTTACCCAGGTTTGAGGTTACAGTGAAAGCACCAAAACAGCACAGTGTTGGAGAGGAACTGAAGATAGAGCTTTGTGCAAA GTACACTTATGGACACCCAGTACCTGGTAAAGCACTAGTGCAAGTGTGCCGGGCATTTTTCACATATAGTGAGGAGCATGCCTCATTGATCTCACCATGCCTGGATAACACGGTACAG ATGAATGAGACTGGCTGTGCCTCTGCTGTCTTCAACATGTCAGCTTTCACTAATCCTGAatttcaacatatttttaaagataatCTTGATGCTACTATTACAGTGACAGAGGAaggaatgg aaatttccATGGTAAAAACTGAAGAGATACAACTCATTTACGAAATTGGTAAAACTGTGTTTGTTGATGTACCACACAACTTTGAACGTAACACAGTTATAAAGGGAGCG ATCAAAGTTACAAGCTTTAGTGGAAGACTGATTCCTAACAAAAAAGTATATCTTTTGGAAGGTCCACTTTGGTCTGCAAAGCTTCTTCAGAATCTTACAACAGATATGAATGGACTGGCTAACTTCACAATTAATGCACCTGATCACCCTCATACACAGATTTTACTAGAG GCAAGTGTCTATCCAGACGGCCGATATGATGAATACACGCCTTTCTTTTCAACTGATGATGTTAATATACATCTCCTCCATCCTGCACCTACAATATTCAGTCCACCTAACAGTCCAATTTCCCCTTCACCGGAGAGTGATTTATCAATAGGGCGCTTAAAGGAACCTATTCCATGTGGTACTGAAATTACCCTAAATATTACATACTATATTGTTGGAGAAACCACTGAGAATTACAGTACTGATATTATATACACA GTCATGTCTAAAGGAGCCATAGTCCATCATGGATATGAGAAAGTTGAAGTGAAAGAATCCAAAAAGTTCATAGAGGGAAAAGTCTCATTCAGACTGTCTGTTGATGTTGGTCTGGCTCCTGTAGTGCAGGTTCTGGTGTACTGTGTGCTGCCCAGTGAGAAGATCATCACTGCTAGCAAGAATTTTAATGTGGAGAAATGCTTCAGAAACAAG GTCTCACTGCAGTTCTCTCCCACTGAGGCAGTTCCTGGTGAGGAAAACACTCTCCAGCTCTCAGCTGATCCTGGTTCACTGTGTGGACTCAGTGCTGTGGATCAGAGTGTGTTCATCATGGAACCAGGGAAGCGCCTGAATGCTGACCAG GTCTTTAATCTGTTGCCAGTGTCATCAGTGTCACATTATCCTTACAGCGTTGTAGATAGGCAGGAGTGCTTGCATGTTCGAACTCGACGCTATTTATGGCCAGACTATGTTTATACTACCATACAG AGAGTAGGTCTGAAGATGGTGACTAACCTGGCTATTAGACCACCTCAGTGTTTGATGTACAAAGGCATGCAGTACATTCGCACTGATAGTTACG ATTATGACCCATTGGTTGGTTCCTCTTGGCTTTCTGATTCCACTGAAACGATTCGCAAATTCTTTCCAGAAACTTGGATATGGCAGCTTGTTGAAGTGGG AGACTCTGGATCAGCACAGGTTCCTGTCACTGTTCCTGATACTATCACCACTTGGGAGACAGATGCTTTCTGTCTGTCCTCTAAAGGTCTGGGAGTGGCTCCTCCTGCTAAGCTTCGTGTCTTCCAGCCTTTCTTCCTGGAGCTCTCCCTGCCCTACTCCATCATCCGAGGAGAGGAGTTTGAGCTGAAGGCCACTGTCTTCAGCTATCTCTCCAAGTGCATTATG GTTAAAGTGACTCCAGCTCCTTCCTCACTCTACACTCTGAAAGCCTCCTCTGATGGAGAGTATTCATCCTGTCTGTGTGCCAATGGTAGAAAGACCTTCAAATGGACTCTTGTTCCCTCTGTGCTTG GGGTCCTGAATGTGACGGTCAGTGCTGAGGCAGAACAGTCACAGACTGTGTGTGACAATGAGATTGTGAGTGTGCTTGAGAGAGGCCGCATTGACACAGTCACACGCAGTCTGCTTGTACAG GCTGAAGGAATTGAAAAGACCCAGAGCCAGAGTTGGTTGCTGTGTCCACAGG aaaacagtgtctcagaagAGATGGAGCTGGGTCTTCCTGAAGATGTGATAAAGGGATCAACAAGAGCTTCTGTTTCAGTGCTTG GAGACATACTGGGCCGTGCACTAAAGAACATTGATGGACTGCTGAAGATGCCATATGGCTGTGGAGAACAAAACATTGCTCTCCTTGCCCCCAACATCTACATTCTTCAGTACCTGGAGAACACTGGACAGCTCATTGCAGCCATCCGTGAGAGAGCTACTGGTTTCCTTAAGAGCG GATATCAGAGGCAACTTAACTACAAGCATGATGATGGTGCATACAGCACATTTGGAACAGGAGATGGAAATACATG GTTAACTGCTTTTGTtctgaagacttttggaaaagCACAGCGTTACATCTTTATTGATCCACAAAACATTGACAGTGCAAAGAATTGGCTGCTAAGTAATCAGGGACCAGATGGCTGCTTTATTAGACAGGGAAGACTGTTCAACAACAGGATGAAG GGTGGTGTAAAAGATGATGTGACCATGACTGCTTACATCACTGCATCGTTGATTGAACTGGGCCATACAGTGAAG GATCCTATTGTGAGTAAAGGGTTGCTTTGTTTGAAGTCCTCTATTGGTAACCTAACGAACACCTACACCACTGCACTGCTGGCCTACACTTTCAGTCTGGCTAAAGAGCATGACACACGAGAGCACCTGCTAAAGAAATTGGATAGTGTAGCCATTTCAGGAg GTGGTCCCCTTCACTGGTCTCAGTCAGCATCAGATGACTCCGACTCCTTGTCAGTGGAGATCAGCTCCTATGTTCTACTGGCTGTTCTCACTACAGCTGAAGTCACTGCTGCTGATTTAGGCTATGCTAACAGGATTGTCACCTGGCTGGTGAGGCAGCAGAATCCCTATGGAGGCTTCTCCTCCACCCAG GACACAGTGGTGGCCCTCCAGGCTCTGGCTCTGTACTCCACCAAAGTGTTCAGCTCAGACGGCTCCAGCACAGTAACTGTGCAGTCAGCAGATAAACAAACTCATCACTTTGATGTGAATGAGGACAATAAGTTATTGTACCAGGAGAGACCACTGCAAGTTGTTCCAGGCAAATACAGCATTTTAGTAAAGGGCTCCATCTGCGTGTCTGTGCAG